A genomic segment from Rhodothermales bacterium encodes:
- the sucD gene encoding succinate--CoA ligase subunit alpha, which produces MSILVDKDTRLVVQGFTGREGTFHSEQMIEYGTRLIGGVTPGKGGTRHLDRPVFNTVAESVRDEGANTSVIFVPPPFAADAVLEAADAGIKVIVCITEGIPTADMIDVYHFVKRKGAHLVGPNCPGVLTPGAGKVGIMPAMIFSEGSIGVVSRSGTLTYEAVDQLTREGFGQSTAVGIGGDPIIGTRFTDALKLFQADPQTEAVVLIGEIGGTAEEEAAQYITAEMSKPVFVFIAGATAPPGRRMGHAGAIVAGGKGTAEEKFKALGEAGAVIVKNPALIGATVREHMAAA; this is translated from the coding sequence ATGAGCATTCTGGTTGACAAGGACACGCGTCTCGTCGTGCAGGGATTCACCGGTCGGGAGGGCACCTTCCACTCCGAGCAGATGATCGAGTACGGCACACGTCTGATCGGGGGCGTCACGCCCGGCAAGGGTGGAACGCGCCATCTCGATCGGCCGGTGTTCAATACGGTCGCCGAGTCGGTCCGGGATGAGGGGGCCAACACGTCGGTGATCTTCGTGCCGCCGCCCTTTGCTGCGGACGCCGTTCTGGAAGCCGCCGACGCCGGAATCAAGGTCATCGTCTGCATTACGGAGGGTATTCCGACCGCCGACATGATCGACGTTTATCATTTCGTCAAGCGGAAGGGGGCCCATCTCGTCGGTCCAAACTGTCCCGGAGTCCTGACACCGGGTGCCGGGAAGGTCGGGATCATGCCTGCCATGATCTTCTCTGAAGGATCCATCGGCGTCGTGTCACGGTCCGGCACGCTCACTTACGAGGCAGTAGACCAGCTCACGCGTGAAGGATTCGGGCAGAGCACGGCTGTCGGCATCGGCGGCGACCCGATCATTGGAACGCGGTTCACCGATGCCTTGAAGCTCTTCCAGGCCGATCCTCAGACCGAAGCCGTCGTGCTTATCGGCGAGATTGGCGGCACAGCTGAGGAGGAAGCCGCCCAGTATATCACCGCCGAGATGTCCAAGCCGGTGTTCGTGTTCATCGCAGGCGCCACGGCGCCGCCCGGAAGGCGAATGGGCCACGCAGGGGCGATCGTCGCCGGCGGCAAGGGAACCGCGGAGGAAAAATTCAAAGCGCTTGGCGAGGCGGGTGCGGTGATCGTCAAGAATCCGGCTCTCATCGGTGCCACCGTCCGCGAACATATGGCGGCGGCGTAA